A genomic stretch from Chitinophaga agri includes:
- a CDS encoding DinB family protein: MEIIQSLLKEMEQEAQTTRKMLSIIPEDKFNWQPHPKSMSVIRLATHIGELPSWVGMVLNTKELDFATAPYDPKVINSVSELLAYFEENLAQAKAELEKAKLSQLDEQWVLRNGEDIYSSSTKAEFIRVSYSQIVHHRAQLGVFLRLLDIPIPGSYGPSADEQFEVLEKA, from the coding sequence ATGGAAATCATTCAATCTCTACTCAAAGAAATGGAACAGGAAGCACAAACCACCCGCAAAATGCTTTCTATCATTCCTGAAGACAAGTTCAACTGGCAGCCGCACCCTAAAAGCATGTCAGTGATCAGGCTCGCTACCCACATAGGAGAATTACCATCCTGGGTAGGCATGGTCCTTAATACCAAAGAACTGGATTTCGCCACTGCCCCATATGACCCTAAAGTGATCAATAGTGTCAGCGAACTACTGGCTTATTTCGAAGAAAACCTGGCCCAGGCAAAAGCAGAGCTGGAAAAAGCGAAACTGTCCCAGCTGGATGAGCAGTGGGTACTGAGAAACGGAGAAGACATCTACAGTTCTTCTACAAAAGCTGAGTTCATCCGTGTTTCCTACTCACAGATCGTACACCACAGGGCGCAGTTGGGAGTATTCCTCCGCCTGCTGGACATACCGATCCCGGGTAGCTACGGACCAAGTGCTGATGAGCAGTTTGAAGTACTGGAAAAAGCGTAA
- a CDS encoding vWA domain-containing protein — protein sequence MHYALLFLASLSIPVWLTSAGGTSARREEEMTAVLSDDKKVVEWYVKPGNSWVYQNSSGDSYLYVNIKSGEGPTTKPRVPLNISLVLDRSGSMEGDKIRYARQAAKFLIDQLNSTDYLSIVNYDDQVEVSSASQLVKNKEALKSVIDKISDRGATNLSGGMLEGYSQAKATRKEGYVNRVLLLTDGLANQGITDPQALKKLAENKYKEEGVALSTFGLGADYNEDLLTMLAETGRANYYFIDSPDKIPQIFASELKGLLSVVAQHAWAEVTIPQNMECVHVYGYPYEVKNGKVLIRFNDLYANDEKAILIKLTSKGSYTGDLRFDCSVGYTDAASFEQVKEGKPVVVKMTSDKELIKTGEEKDVQEMLALFESTEHFDDIMADVDKGQYESARKKGAAAIQALKEKQAVYNSPKLAAQVQKMSSYVQQMDAVKVMRASEKNMYQKMNKSMNYNMKKGRAVDVKK from the coding sequence ATGCACTATGCCCTGCTTTTCCTTGCAAGTTTATCAATACCAGTATGGCTGACATCTGCCGGAGGCACATCTGCCCGCCGGGAAGAAGAAATGACAGCTGTCTTATCAGATGATAAAAAAGTAGTTGAATGGTATGTTAAACCGGGTAACAGCTGGGTATACCAGAACAGTAGTGGCGACAGTTACCTGTATGTGAATATCAAAAGTGGAGAAGGACCGACGACTAAACCGAGGGTGCCGCTGAATATATCGCTGGTTCTGGACAGGAGCGGCTCGATGGAAGGCGATAAGATCCGGTATGCCAGACAGGCGGCCAAGTTCCTGATAGATCAGCTGAACAGTACAGACTACCTGTCAATCGTGAACTATGATGACCAGGTAGAGGTAAGCAGTGCTTCGCAGCTGGTGAAAAATAAGGAGGCATTAAAGAGCGTGATAGATAAGATCAGTGACCGTGGCGCGACTAACCTTAGTGGCGGTATGCTGGAGGGGTATAGTCAGGCGAAAGCCACCCGTAAGGAAGGCTATGTGAACAGGGTATTATTGCTAACGGATGGTTTGGCAAATCAGGGTATTACTGATCCCCAGGCGCTGAAAAAGCTGGCGGAGAATAAGTACAAGGAAGAGGGGGTGGCGTTATCCACATTTGGTCTGGGGGCCGATTATAACGAAGACCTGCTGACCATGCTGGCAGAAACCGGCCGTGCTAATTATTATTTTATTGACAGTCCGGATAAGATCCCGCAGATATTCGCCAGTGAACTGAAAGGCTTACTGAGTGTTGTGGCACAGCATGCGTGGGCGGAAGTCACTATTCCACAGAATATGGAATGTGTGCATGTATACGGGTATCCTTATGAGGTAAAAAATGGTAAAGTGCTGATCCGGTTTAATGACCTGTACGCTAATGATGAGAAAGCGATCCTGATTAAACTGACAAGTAAAGGGTCCTATACCGGCGATCTGCGGTTTGACTGCTCGGTGGGATATACGGATGCGGCCTCCTTTGAACAGGTGAAAGAAGGAAAACCTGTAGTGGTTAAGATGACATCGGATAAGGAGTTGATAAAGACCGGCGAGGAAAAGGATGTACAGGAAATGCTGGCCCTGTTTGAATCAACGGAACACTTTGACGATATCATGGCAGATGTGGATAAAGGACAGTATGAAAGTGCACGTAAGAAAGGCGCCGCTGCTATACAGGCACTGAAAGAAAAACAGGCTGTTTATAATTCGCCTAAACTGGCAGCCCAGGTACAGAAAATGTCCTCGTATGTACAGCAGATGGATGCTGTGAAAGTGATGCGGGCATCTGAGAAAAATATGTATCAGAAGATGAACAAGTCCATGAACTATAATATGAAAAAGGGGAGAGCGGTAGATGTCAAAAAATAA
- a CDS encoding SusC/RagA family TonB-linked outer membrane protein: MKRWLCVLLLTCCVFNTYAQSRIVKGRVTDETGQPVIGATVKVMGTVNGTGTDEKGLFTLNATDNPVLIFSSIGYKTDTFKVTTQSDIHLVLRSNVSALNDVVVVGYGTQKKVNLTGAVSQVSGKVLENRPIPNLSQGLQGVIPNLNLVMGDGKPIQSPAFNIRGTTSIGQGGNALVLIDGVEGDPSMLNPADVASISVLKDASSAAIYGARAAFGVVLITTKTPTKDKLSVTYSSNYSVKKPTTVPDMVTNGYEYAKNFNEAWSAWNDYSQSPQNINKTQKFSLAYLEALKAHNDNPSLPKTELDANGNYVYYGNTDWYGLLYKNRTSSIDQNLSVSGSSGKASYAVSGRYYGQEGLFRFNSDDYKMYNVRAKGNIQLTDWLQVYNNTEYSSREYHNPLNVGEGGGIWRNMADEAHPSSMLYNPDGSLTYTAAYTVGDFVYGKNGVDFNRALFRNTAGFIANVAKNKLRLRGDFTYQSITEKQKRLRVQVPYSAAPGVVAYVGTGYNDLMMRDSVSRYFASNLYGEYENTFAGGHYLKLLGGFNYEQTTFNGMQVTRNGLIYSDAKDLNLALGSNVTTAGGYEKWAIQGEFFRMNYAFRDRYLLEVNGRYDGSSKFPSNQRYAFFPSVSAGWRVSQEKFWKVPARIMSDLKIRGSYGSLGNGNIASYAFQEQFLIAQSGRVINGIRPQMTNQPGVLPNGLTWETATTTNGGIDMAFLNSRLTVSGDAYVRRTTDMFTVGQTLPAVFGNDVPKGNYADLKTVGWEATVTWRDQFKLADKPFNYGITAVISDYTSTITRYNNTNNKLTDYYAGQKYGEIWGYTNDGYWTAQNVGQAKAAQALFKASNSGQWLPGDVKFKDLNNDGVINNGANTLTDHGDLSIIGNSTPRYSYGLTLDAGWNNFFFSTFFQGVGKQDWWPGAESDVFWGQYNRPYNFMPKSQVGKIWSEENPDAYFPRYRGYTAQNGSGVLNAKQSKYLQNAAYLRLKNVQIGYNLPKTFISHAKLSAARVYLSGENLWAHSPMFKVTKDLDPESIGRSDTVTDTGNSGNGNNYPILKSMTLGLSVTF; encoded by the coding sequence ATGAAAAGATGGTTATGCGTCCTTTTGCTGACATGTTGTGTTTTTAACACCTACGCACAGTCGCGTATTGTTAAAGGCCGGGTCACTGACGAGACAGGGCAACCGGTGATCGGGGCAACAGTTAAAGTAATGGGGACCGTTAATGGGACGGGGACAGATGAAAAAGGGCTTTTCACGCTGAACGCAACTGACAACCCGGTACTGATCTTCAGTTCCATTGGGTACAAAACAGACACTTTTAAGGTAACTACCCAGTCAGATATTCATCTGGTGCTGCGTAGCAATGTATCGGCACTGAACGACGTGGTGGTGGTAGGTTATGGTACCCAGAAAAAAGTAAACCTGACCGGCGCCGTATCCCAGGTGTCAGGAAAGGTCCTGGAAAACCGGCCTATACCTAACCTGAGTCAGGGCCTGCAGGGTGTTATTCCTAACCTGAACCTGGTAATGGGGGATGGTAAGCCTATTCAGTCACCGGCATTTAACATCCGTGGTACAACCTCTATAGGTCAGGGTGGTAATGCGCTGGTACTGATCGATGGTGTGGAAGGCGACCCCAGTATGCTGAACCCTGCTGATGTAGCCAGCATTTCTGTACTGAAAGACGCCTCTTCCGCTGCTATCTATGGAGCGAGGGCTGCTTTTGGTGTGGTACTGATCACTACCAAAACGCCCACTAAAGATAAACTGAGCGTTACCTATTCATCTAACTATTCTGTGAAAAAGCCGACCACTGTTCCTGATATGGTGACCAATGGTTACGAGTATGCGAAGAACTTCAATGAAGCATGGTCTGCCTGGAACGACTACTCACAGTCACCGCAGAACATCAACAAAACGCAGAAGTTCTCCCTTGCTTACCTGGAAGCACTGAAGGCACACAACGATAATCCTTCTCTGCCAAAGACAGAGCTGGATGCTAACGGTAACTATGTGTATTATGGTAACACAGACTGGTACGGACTATTGTATAAGAACCGTACTTCTTCCATCGATCAGAACCTCTCTGTGTCAGGAAGCAGTGGGAAGGCGAGTTACGCTGTATCCGGACGTTACTACGGACAGGAAGGGCTTTTCCGCTTCAACTCTGATGACTACAAAATGTATAACGTACGTGCGAAAGGTAATATTCAGCTGACTGACTGGTTGCAGGTATATAATAATACCGAGTATTCCAGCAGGGAATATCATAATCCGCTGAACGTTGGTGAAGGTGGTGGTATCTGGAGGAACATGGCAGATGAGGCACATCCTTCCTCTATGCTGTACAACCCGGATGGCTCGCTGACCTATACCGCCGCTTACACCGTAGGTGATTTTGTATATGGTAAGAACGGTGTTGATTTCAACCGCGCACTCTTCCGTAATACAGCAGGATTCATTGCTAACGTAGCTAAGAACAAACTGAGACTGCGGGGCGACTTTACCTATCAGAGCATCACCGAAAAACAGAAACGTCTGCGTGTACAGGTGCCTTACAGCGCTGCACCTGGCGTAGTGGCATACGTGGGTACGGGTTATAATGACCTGATGATGAGAGATTCTGTGAGCAGATATTTTGCATCTAACCTGTATGGTGAATATGAGAACACTTTCGCCGGTGGTCACTACCTGAAATTGTTAGGTGGTTTCAACTATGAGCAGACCACCTTCAATGGTATGCAGGTTACAAGAAATGGTCTGATCTACAGTGATGCGAAAGACCTGAACCTGGCATTGGGCAGTAATGTTACGACTGCCGGTGGTTATGAGAAATGGGCTATCCAGGGTGAGTTCTTCCGTATGAACTATGCATTTAGAGATCGCTACTTACTGGAAGTGAACGGCCGTTATGATGGTTCTTCCAAATTCCCTTCCAACCAGCGCTACGCGTTCTTCCCGTCTGTATCCGCAGGTTGGAGAGTATCTCAGGAGAAGTTCTGGAAAGTGCCTGCGAGGATCATGTCTGACCTGAAGATCCGTGGTTCCTATGGCTCCCTGGGTAACGGTAATATTGCTTCTTACGCATTCCAGGAACAGTTCCTCATTGCACAGTCTGGCCGTGTGATCAATGGCATCAGACCACAGATGACTAACCAGCCGGGTGTACTGCCGAATGGCCTGACCTGGGAAACAGCTACGACGACCAATGGTGGTATTGACATGGCATTCCTGAATAGTCGTTTGACCGTAAGTGGAGATGCGTATGTACGCAGAACAACTGACATGTTTACCGTAGGGCAGACATTGCCAGCCGTATTTGGCAACGACGTACCAAAAGGTAACTATGCTGATTTGAAAACAGTAGGATGGGAAGCAACAGTGACCTGGAGAGATCAGTTTAAACTGGCTGATAAACCATTTAACTATGGCATCACTGCTGTGATCTCTGACTACACATCCACTATCACCAGGTATAATAATACGAATAACAAGCTGACGGACTACTATGCTGGTCAGAAATATGGTGAGATCTGGGGGTATACCAATGATGGTTACTGGACAGCACAGAACGTAGGTCAGGCAAAAGCTGCACAGGCGTTGTTCAAAGCATCCAACAGCGGCCAGTGGCTGCCAGGTGATGTGAAATTCAAAGACCTGAACAACGATGGTGTGATCAACAACGGTGCTAATACACTGACTGACCATGGCGATCTGAGCATCATCGGTAACAGTACACCGCGTTACAGCTATGGTTTGACACTGGATGCAGGCTGGAATAACTTCTTTTTCAGCACTTTCTTCCAGGGCGTAGGTAAACAGGACTGGTGGCCTGGCGCTGAGTCAGATGTATTCTGGGGGCAGTATAACAGACCTTACAACTTCATGCCTAAATCACAGGTAGGAAAGATCTGGTCTGAAGAGAACCCAGATGCATATTTCCCACGTTATCGTGGTTATACTGCGCAGAATGGTTCTGGTGTATTGAATGCCAAACAGTCTAAATACCTGCAGAACGCTGCGTACCTCCGACTGAAAAATGTGCAGATAGGTTATAACCTGCCGAAGACATTTATCAGCCATGCGAAGTTATCTGCTGCACGCGTATACCTCTCCGGCGAAAACCTGTGGGCGCATTCTCCTATGTTCAAGGTAACAAAAGACCTCGATCCGGAAAGTATTGGCAGGTCCGACACGGTGACCGATACCGGCAACTCTGGTAATGGTAACAACTATCCTATTCTGAAGAGCATGACCCTTGGTCTGAGTGTTACATTCTGA
- a CDS encoding RagB/SusD family nutrient uptake outer membrane protein, whose protein sequence is MIQQYISRLQRVLMIAGMAALLSSCSKNLDQTPVATADRDAIFGSEAGMKLYTNSFYDVLPGMGDVFRKDAMADYSAVSGVPDFLRTGAYNARVADGWDWKQLRNINYFIVNCNNPAIDSTVRNNYIGLARFFRAYFYFEKVKRFGNVPWINKPLSIDDQEGLYAGRDNRTLVMDSVIADLDFAAEHITLKSDATASQITKYVVYGLKSRVCLFEGTFRKYQTSYNLAETAPALLQKAADAAKKVMDEGGYTLNQTGGTALAYRQLFISTAPVATEVMLSNVTSSTLAVYNDANWYFTSATYGNRLSFTRNFINTYLNIDGTPFTSKAGYDTLPFIKETQGRDKRLQQTIRMGAYTRTDNGKTVAAPPVFSYTYTGYMPIKFSLDDTYYDAGTTGTNAICLMRYAEILLNYAEATAELGKLSDNDWAKTVGALRTRAGITGGVSAKPTVADNYLKTNYFPGISDAALLEIRRERGIELVLEGFRFYDLVRWKQGDLLTRSWTGMYVPALDVPMDLNADGKMDVCFYKTAPAQQISGVTYINVNQTLNGTVNPQVLSQDTHGEIHWLDNVSREWADYKYLYPVPYTDLQLNPKLGQNPGWEL, encoded by the coding sequence ATGATACAACAATATATTTCCCGGCTGCAGCGTGTGCTGATGATCGCAGGTATGGCTGCGTTGCTGAGCAGCTGTTCCAAGAACCTGGACCAGACGCCTGTAGCTACTGCCGACAGAGATGCCATCTTCGGCAGCGAAGCAGGTATGAAGTTATATACCAACTCTTTTTATGATGTACTGCCAGGCATGGGTGATGTGTTCCGGAAAGATGCCATGGCCGATTACAGCGCCGTAAGTGGTGTGCCTGACTTTCTGAGAACAGGCGCCTACAACGCACGTGTGGCAGATGGATGGGACTGGAAGCAACTGCGTAATATCAACTATTTCATCGTCAACTGTAATAATCCCGCGATAGACTCGACTGTCCGTAATAACTACATTGGCCTGGCACGTTTCTTCCGTGCATACTTTTACTTCGAAAAAGTAAAACGCTTCGGTAATGTACCCTGGATCAATAAGCCGCTGAGCATTGATGACCAGGAAGGACTGTATGCAGGCAGAGATAACCGTACGCTGGTGATGGATTCTGTTATTGCTGACCTGGACTTCGCGGCTGAGCATATCACGCTGAAAAGTGATGCAACGGCCAGTCAGATCACTAAATATGTGGTGTATGGTCTGAAGTCGAGAGTATGTTTATTTGAAGGGACTTTCCGCAAATACCAGACATCCTACAACCTGGCTGAAACCGCTCCTGCATTATTACAAAAGGCGGCTGATGCAGCTAAGAAAGTAATGGACGAAGGCGGTTACACCCTCAATCAGACAGGCGGTACCGCACTGGCATACCGTCAGCTGTTCATCAGTACAGCACCGGTAGCAACGGAAGTCATGCTGTCCAACGTTACCAGCAGTACTTTGGCTGTGTACAATGATGCCAACTGGTACTTCACATCTGCCACGTATGGTAACCGCCTGAGCTTTACCAGGAACTTCATCAATACCTATCTGAATATAGATGGTACGCCTTTCACCAGTAAAGCAGGATATGATACCCTGCCGTTCATAAAAGAAACACAGGGACGCGATAAGCGCCTGCAGCAAACTATCCGTATGGGAGCTTACACCCGTACCGATAATGGAAAAACGGTTGCAGCTCCTCCGGTATTTTCTTATACTTACACCGGGTATATGCCAATTAAGTTTTCACTGGACGATACCTACTATGATGCGGGTACAACCGGAACGAACGCCATTTGTCTGATGCGTTACGCAGAGATCCTGCTGAACTATGCAGAGGCAACAGCAGAACTGGGTAAGCTGTCTGATAATGACTGGGCGAAAACAGTAGGTGCATTACGTACACGTGCCGGTATTACCGGAGGTGTCTCCGCAAAACCAACAGTGGCTGATAACTATCTGAAGACAAACTATTTCCCGGGTATTTCGGATGCAGCCTTGCTGGAGATACGCAGGGAGCGTGGAATAGAACTGGTGCTGGAAGGCTTCCGTTTTTATGACCTGGTGAGATGGAAACAGGGCGACCTGCTGACCAGATCATGGACGGGTATGTATGTACCGGCACTGGATGTACCAATGGACCTGAATGCAGATGGTAAGATGGATGTGTGTTTTTATAAAACAGCACCGGCACAGCAGATCAGTGGTGTGACTTATATCAATGTGAATCAGACACTGAATGGTACAGTGAATCCGCAGGTGTTATCACAGGATACACATGGTGAAATACACTGGCTGGACAACGTTTCCCGTGAATGGGCAGATTATAAGTACCTTTATCCGGTACCTTATACTGACCTGCAGCTGAATCCTAAACTGGGCCAGAACCCGGGATGGGAGCTGTAA
- a CDS encoding cryptochrome/photolyase family protein, translating to MAQPAVTVIFPHQLYKQHPALDKQRAVYLVEEQLYFRQYAFHQHKLTLHRASMKYYQHYLEQKGYHVTYIDSLHSHAAIGDCIKWFHSRQVQELHYADTDDYLLERRINRYCRQYEITTQSYANPGFINTPDDVADFFDNRKRYFMQDFYIYQRKTRQILIEQNGPAGGHWSYDQDNRKKIPKGERIPDIRYPRANAWLKEAIDHVQQHYPDNPGDAAHFRYPVTHQQAEHWLEQFLEERFQQFGVYEDAIVQTESILYHSMLTPALNIGLLLPMQILNKALDMAPAYKVPINSLEGFVRQILGWREFMRILYRREGNKQRTTNFWDHERPLPAGFYSGTTGIPPIDQTIHKLLKYGYTHHIERLMLLGNFMLLCELHPDSVYQWFMELYIDAYDWVMVPNVYGMSQFADGGLMSTKPYISSSNYVLKMSNYPKGEWCTVWDGLFWRFLHKHREFLGENQRLGMLVAMLDKIEKNVLKAHLHHAEQFLGKLM from the coding sequence ATGGCACAGCCGGCAGTCACCGTCATTTTTCCCCACCAGTTATATAAGCAGCATCCGGCACTGGATAAACAACGTGCGGTATATCTTGTAGAAGAACAGCTTTATTTCCGGCAATATGCCTTCCATCAGCACAAGCTGACATTACACCGTGCCAGTATGAAATACTACCAGCACTACCTTGAACAGAAAGGATATCACGTCACGTATATTGACAGTCTACACTCACATGCGGCTATCGGAGACTGCATCAAATGGTTCCACAGCCGGCAGGTACAAGAACTGCATTATGCGGATACTGACGATTATCTGCTCGAACGACGTATCAACCGGTACTGCCGTCAGTATGAGATCACTACGCAGTCCTACGCCAATCCGGGATTTATCAACACGCCTGATGACGTAGCTGACTTCTTCGATAACCGGAAGCGCTATTTCATGCAGGACTTCTACATCTACCAGCGGAAGACACGCCAGATCCTCATTGAGCAAAATGGCCCTGCAGGCGGGCACTGGAGCTACGACCAGGACAACCGTAAAAAGATCCCCAAAGGAGAACGCATTCCTGACATCCGGTATCCACGCGCCAATGCCTGGCTGAAAGAAGCCATTGACCATGTGCAGCAGCATTATCCGGACAACCCGGGCGACGCGGCACATTTTCGCTACCCGGTCACGCATCAGCAGGCAGAACACTGGCTGGAACAGTTCCTGGAAGAACGCTTTCAGCAATTTGGCGTCTATGAAGATGCTATTGTGCAGACAGAAAGCATCCTGTACCATAGTATGCTCACCCCTGCACTGAACATAGGGTTGTTACTACCCATGCAGATATTGAATAAAGCGCTGGACATGGCGCCTGCATATAAAGTGCCCATTAACTCACTGGAAGGCTTTGTAAGGCAGATACTGGGATGGCGGGAGTTTATGCGTATACTTTACAGGAGGGAAGGTAATAAGCAACGCACCACGAACTTCTGGGACCATGAACGGCCGCTCCCTGCGGGTTTTTATTCGGGTACTACCGGCATTCCTCCTATTGATCAAACTATTCATAAACTGCTCAAATATGGGTATACTCATCATATAGAACGGCTAATGCTACTCGGCAATTTTATGCTATTGTGTGAACTGCATCCTGATAGTGTATATCAGTGGTTCATGGAATTATACATTGATGCCTATGACTGGGTAATGGTGCCAAATGTATATGGCATGAGTCAGTTTGCTGACGGGGGACTGATGAGCACCAAACCCTATATCAGCAGCAGTAATTATGTACTGAAAATGAGTAATTATCCAAAAGGCGAATGGTGCACTGTATGGGACGGCCTGTTCTGGCGTTTCCTGCATAAACACCGGGAATTTCTGGGAGAAAATCAAAGACTGGGAATGCTGGTCGCCATGCTGGATAAAATCGAGAAAAACGTCTTAAAAGCACACCTGCATCATGCAGAACAATTCCTCGGCAAACTAATGTAG
- a CDS encoding kelch repeat-containing protein: MLIPRHLFAQEEYGLQFASKGMDPDARTGMNVFPDQPFKAGNQFSLAFDISFIPNSGSYFGYIFRLTDEKDQHIDLVYNVRTAALEIIAGDDYTGISIKTPPDTFISQWQHLRLRVDKVPSALTFEMNGRVVGKAPLRSAVGGKWRLSFGANRYGRDKTFDLAPMRLRDLKIFKENELTYHWPLRQSTGHTATDVRQHQVAVIDHPIWLAYVYRNWEQTGAFTTMGNASVAFDKEKGTVYICARDSLFRYDVNKDILYVDSLSKTQGLPAGNQSVYGRNALYNFLPDLKTVTTYDETKHAWDMQVDNDSVTKYWHANRFYAPFDSAIYVIGGYGNYRYTNEVQRYRVSTHKWEDVQTSGDTYTPRYQAALGTTENGDSAYIIGGYGSINGDQLLNPHHLYDLHLFDARTGAFRKIYELPVPEHPFAFGNTMVIDTKEKSFYALTFDNDKMESSLQLIRGSLTRPVYTRLATPIPFRYFDIRARAELFYYEKAQRLVVVTLFTPQNHVTQVRLYTILFPPALLASPDTPGPRSHWLLWGAISASVLVTIGWLFRRKRTVASPLAVPVIHTNALPSSGPAIPVNITPEPAAMPMASPAPGATIFLFGHFTVLDKDGNNITRLFSPLVKELFLLLLLHSIPDRKGITSDKINETLWPGRSGKDARNNRSVNIVKLKNVLDKLGHYTLEKDGDKWLLNFDPGQVKIDLLQYFASAGQIADQLVFTARGGLLTETEYSWLDKFKSEFSTSITTHFLQHLQENTDKYPPELAIAIANSILNFDALSEEAVMFKCRALVVLKQHASARAIYNSFKKEYENIYGETFEKEYQALLVD; this comes from the coding sequence ATGCTAATACCCAGGCATCTTTTTGCCCAGGAAGAATATGGTCTTCAGTTTGCCAGCAAAGGCATGGACCCCGACGCCAGGACCGGCATGAATGTATTTCCGGATCAGCCATTTAAAGCCGGTAACCAGTTCTCACTCGCTTTTGATATTTCATTTATACCTAATAGTGGTTCTTACTTCGGATACATCTTCCGGCTCACCGACGAAAAAGACCAGCACATAGACCTTGTCTACAACGTCCGTACGGCCGCTCTGGAAATCATCGCCGGCGATGATTACACGGGCATCTCGATCAAAACACCACCTGATACTTTCATCAGTCAATGGCAACACCTCCGGTTACGGGTAGATAAAGTGCCCTCCGCACTGACTTTCGAAATGAACGGTCGGGTGGTGGGTAAAGCTCCCCTCCGGTCTGCTGTAGGAGGAAAATGGCGATTATCATTCGGCGCTAACCGCTATGGCAGGGATAAGACCTTTGACCTGGCACCCATGCGGCTGAGAGATCTTAAAATATTCAAAGAAAACGAACTCACCTATCACTGGCCCTTACGCCAGTCTACAGGCCATACAGCTACCGACGTCCGCCAACACCAGGTCGCAGTCATTGATCACCCTATATGGTTAGCATATGTCTACCGCAACTGGGAACAAACCGGTGCGTTTACCACTATGGGGAATGCCAGTGTCGCTTTCGACAAGGAAAAAGGCACTGTGTATATCTGTGCACGTGATAGTCTGTTCAGATATGACGTCAATAAAGATATCCTGTATGTGGATAGTCTGTCAAAGACACAGGGACTTCCGGCCGGCAATCAATCCGTCTATGGCCGTAATGCCCTCTACAACTTCCTGCCGGACCTGAAAACGGTCACTACCTACGATGAAACAAAACATGCCTGGGATATGCAGGTGGATAATGACAGCGTCACTAAATACTGGCATGCCAACAGGTTCTATGCTCCTTTCGACAGCGCTATCTATGTTATAGGTGGATATGGTAACTACCGTTACACAAATGAGGTACAACGCTATCGTGTCAGTACACATAAATGGGAGGATGTGCAGACTTCCGGCGATACCTACACGCCCCGTTATCAGGCGGCCCTGGGTACAACTGAGAACGGCGACTCTGCCTATATTATAGGTGGATACGGCAGTATAAATGGCGACCAGCTACTGAACCCACACCATCTCTATGATCTTCATCTCTTTGATGCCCGCACCGGGGCATTCAGGAAGATATATGAGTTACCTGTTCCTGAACATCCTTTTGCTTTCGGGAACACCATGGTCATTGACACGAAGGAAAAAAGTTTCTATGCACTGACCTTCGACAATGACAAAATGGAGTCTTCCCTTCAGCTGATCCGGGGATCGCTGACAAGGCCGGTATATACCCGGCTGGCAACACCTATTCCCTTCCGGTATTTCGACATCAGGGCCAGGGCTGAGCTATTTTATTATGAGAAGGCACAGCGACTGGTGGTGGTTACACTGTTCACTCCGCAGAACCATGTGACGCAGGTGCGCCTATACACAATACTCTTCCCTCCTGCCCTGCTGGCATCACCTGATACACCTGGCCCCCGAAGCCACTGGCTACTCTGGGGAGCAATAAGCGCCAGCGTGCTGGTGACGATCGGCTGGCTGTTCCGCCGTAAACGGACCGTCGCTTCCCCGCTGGCCGTACCAGTTATCCACACCAATGCATTGCCTTCTTCAGGCCCGGCTATCCCTGTCAACATAACACCTGAACCAGCAGCAATGCCAATGGCCAGTCCTGCGCCTGGCGCAACGATCTTCCTGTTTGGACACTTCACTGTACTGGACAAAGATGGTAATAACATCACCCGGCTATTCAGTCCACTTGTGAAGGAATTGTTCCTGCTGTTACTATTACATTCCATCCCCGACAGGAAAGGCATTACGTCTGACAAGATAAATGAAACCCTGTGGCCGGGCAGGTCAGGCAAAGACGCCAGGAACAACCGCTCTGTCAATATCGTTAAACTTAAAAACGTACTGGACAAACTGGGGCACTACACCCTGGAAAAAGATGGTGACAAATGGCTGCTGAATTTTGACCCCGGGCAGGTAAAGATCGACCTGCTGCAATATTTCGCGTCTGCCGGCCAGATCGCTGATCAGCTGGTCTTCACTGCCAGGGGAGGTCTGCTCACGGAGACAGAATACAGCTGGCTGGACAAGTTTAAATCGGAATTCTCTACCAGCATTACTACCCACTTCCTGCAGCATCTTCAGGAAAACACAGATAAATACCCCCCGGAACTGGCCATCGCCATTGCCAACAGCATACTCAACTTTGACGCACTCAGTGAAGAAGCGGTTATGTTCAAATGCAGAGCACTGGTTGTTCTGAAGCAACATGCCTCAGCCAGAGCGATTTACAACAGTTTTAAGAAGGAATATGAGAACATCTACGGGGAAACATTCGAAAAGGAATACCAGGCATTATTAGTGGATTAG